The Streptomyces pratensis genomic interval TGGCGTCGGAGAACGTGGGCACACTGGCACGGCAGAGACCGAGCACGATCTCGTCCAGGTCTATGCCCCGCGCGATCCGGCGGGTCGCCGCGCCGACGAAACGCAGCCGGTCCCCCTCGCGCCGGGTGACCGTCTGGGTGTCGGCGGCCGGCCCGGCCGCGTCGGAGGCCGTGCCGGGACCCGGCACCGGATTCGGTACGGCATCGGGCACCGGGCCCTTCGCCGTGGCCGGCACCGGGGAGGGGCCGGGGATCGAGGCGGTGGCAGGGCTCGGTGGGGCCTCCTGCTGCCGGGGCCGGGCGCGTTCCTGCTGCCGGGCGGCGAGGGGCTGCCGGCCTTCGTGGGAGGTGGGGTGCTCCGTCACGCGTGGGATTCCGTCCGTCCGGGCCGGTTGTATGAGGCAATCACCTCGTGGGGCGCCACTGTGCCCCGGCAAGAGCGGTGAGAACAACGGCTGTCACCGGATGCCCTCGGAAAAGGGGCCGAAACCGTACGGCCGCCAGGGTGACCGGTACGGGGTCCTCCTGTGGCCGGGCAGCAGGCAGCGAGCACGTCCCCACCCCCTCGTAGTGGTTCGTGCGACCGCACTTCCACCCGGCTCCGTGGACCGTGTGACTCGTGCGACGCATGCGGTGACTGGTGGTCAGACCCTTGGCCGGTCACGCCGGTTGTGGAACACCGGTCCGGCGCAGCGGTTCACGGGGAGCGATCCTACGTTCGCCCCCCTGGGGTGCATCAAGGGTCTCACGACGGCGTGCGGGCGGGGGCGCGGTCCCAGTCATCGGGGAGCGGGGGGACCTGCCACCGGGGGTCGGGGCGCCAGTGCTCCCAGCCGTCGCTGAACGGCGCCCCCCAGCGCTCGATCACCTCGACGGCCGCGAGCCCTGCCTCGCGTACCCGCCGGGCGGTGGCCACGTCCATCAGCCCGACCCGCTGCGCCTGCGCGAACTCGTCCTCGTCGAGCCACTCCCAGCTGTGGTCGGGACGCACCGAGATGTCGAGGAAATGGTCCTGCGAATCGATCCCGCCGGCCCAGCGTGAGCGCGGCTCCTCGAGGTTGACGTACCAGTTGCGGAAGAGCCATCCGCGGTCCCAGAACAGCCAGACCGACCAGGGGTCGCCCGGGCGGGCGAGCTTCAGGACGCCCGAGCCGAACCACCTGGAACGCACGGTCGTGCGGGGGCGCGTGTAGCGGGTGGCGAGCGGCTCGGCGTGCACCTGGGTGCCGTCGGCGAGCACCGGCCGCATGCACTCGGTGCCGGATGCCATCCACACCGCCAGCAGCTCGTCGGTGTCCTGGACGACGGTGACCGGTCGGCAGATGTGCACCGCTCGGCCGTCGCCTTCGCCGGGCCTTTCGTTGGCCCGGTAGCGCCAGAGGATCGGGTCCCCCGGTGACCAGCGCACGTCGTCCCCCGCACCTGCCCCGGTGCCTGATCCCGTACCCGCTTCCGTCGCTGTCATGAAGAGATCTTAGGGACGCACCCGCCGTCGCGGCGCCTTACGCGTCAAGGCCGGGTCATACGCAACACGTCCAGGGCCTCGTCGAGCTGTTCGGACGTCAGGTCGCCGCGCTCGACGTATCCTCCAGCCAGCACGGTCTCCCGGATCGTCGTGCCGTCGGCCAGGGACTTCTTGGCGACCTTCGCCGCCTCCTCGTAGCCGATGTACTTGTTCAGCGGGGTCACGACCGAGGGCGAGGACTCCGCGTACCGCCGGGCCCGCTCCACGTCGGCCGTGATGCCGTCGACCGTGCGGTCGGCCAGCAGCCGTGAGGCGTTGCCGAGCAGCCGCACCGACTCCAGCAGGTTCTTCGCGATCACCGGAAGCATCACGTTGAGCTCGAAGTTGCCTGCGGCTCCGGCGGCGGCGACCGTGGCGTCGTTGCCCGTCACCTGGGCCGCGACCATCAGCACGGCCTCCGGAATGACCGGATTCACCTTGCCCGGCATGATCGACGACCCGGGCTGGAGGTCGGGAAGAGTGATCTCGGCGAGCCCGGTGCGGGGACCGGAGGCCATCCAGCGCAGGTCGTTGGAGATCTTGGTGAGCGACACGGCGACGGTACGGAGCTGGCCCGACGCCTCGACGAGTCCGTCCCTGGCGCCCTGCGCCTCGAAGTGGTCGCGGGCCTCGGTGAGCGGGAGGCCGGTCGTGCGGGCGACCTCGGCGATCACCGCGGCGGAGAAGCCGGGCGGGGTATTGATCCCGGTGCCCACCGCCGTACCGCCCAGGGGGAGTTCGGCGAGGCGGGGGAGCGAGGAGTGCAGACGCTCGACGCCATGGCGGATCTGTGCCGCGTAGCCGCCGAACTCCTGGCCCAGCGTGACGGGGGTGGCGTCCATCAGATGCGTACGGCCCGACTTCACGACCTCCGCGAATTCGGCCGATTTCCGCTCCAGGGACGCGGCCAGGTGTTCGAGGGCGGGGATCAGGTCGGCGGTGACGGCCGCGGTCGCGGCGATGTGGATGGACGACGGGAACACGTCGTTGGACGACTGGGAGGCGTTGACGTGGTCGTTGGGGTGCACCTCGCGCCCGA includes:
- a CDS encoding DUF402 domain-containing protein, yielding MTATEAGTGSGTGAGAGDDVRWSPGDPILWRYRANERPGEGDGRAVHICRPVTVVQDTDELLAVWMASGTECMRPVLADGTQVHAEPLATRYTRPRTTVRSRWFGSGVLKLARPGDPWSVWLFWDRGWLFRNWYVNLEEPRSRWAGGIDSQDHFLDISVRPDHSWEWLDEDEFAQAQRVGLMDVATARRVREAGLAAVEVIERWGAPFSDGWEHWRPDPRWQVPPLPDDWDRAPARTPS
- a CDS encoding class II fumarate hydratase, whose amino-acid sequence is MGEPAEDTQYRVEHDSMGEVKVPAHAKWRAQTQRAVENFPISGQRLERAHIEALARIKAAAAKVNAELKVLDPDIADAIQEAAAEVAAGRWDEHFPVDVFQTGSGTSSNMNTNEVVATLATERLGREVHPNDHVNASQSSNDVFPSSIHIAATAAVTADLIPALEHLAASLERKSAEFAEVVKSGRTHLMDATPVTLGQEFGGYAAQIRHGVERLHSSLPRLAELPLGGTAVGTGINTPPGFSAAVIAEVARTTGLPLTEARDHFEAQGARDGLVEASGQLRTVAVSLTKISNDLRWMASGPRTGLAEITLPDLQPGSSIMPGKVNPVIPEAVLMVAAQVTGNDATVAAAGAAGNFELNVMLPVIAKNLLESVRLLGNASRLLADRTVDGITADVERARRYAESSPSVVTPLNKYIGYEEAAKVAKKSLADGTTIRETVLAGGYVERGDLTSEQLDEALDVLRMTRP